The proteins below come from a single Streptobacillus ratti genomic window:
- a CDS encoding ROK family protein, with translation MKYYGGIDLGGTNSKIGILDENGNIIYSTIVKTESNLGYKETVKKLSDCLKFGLEQKQINYDDFISLGIGVPGPTINKSTVIMWANFPWPENLNLAYEFESQLSKPVYIDNDVNVITLGELWVGVAKGYKNVLGMAIGTGIGGGIVVNGEIISGKNGATGEIGHIPLEKKGRLCGCGKRGCFEAYASATGIERIAKDRLQVDKNNMLYNLTKDRTLEAKDVFDCAKQGDKLSIDIVEETAEYIAMGIGSALSILDSDVVVIGGGVALAGEFLIDKIKKYLPEYLITSIEKNIEIKIAKLGNDAGIYGSAYLAMQSIK, from the coding sequence ATGAAATATTATGGTGGAATTGATTTAGGAGGGACTAATTCAAAAATAGGTATTTTGGATGAAAATGGAAATATTATTTATTCAACAATAGTTAAAACTGAATCAAATTTAGGTTATAAAGAAACTGTCAAAAAATTATCGGACTGTTTAAAATTTGGATTAGAACAAAAACAAATAAATTATGATGATTTTATTTCATTAGGAATAGGTGTTCCTGGACCTACTATAAATAAATCAACAGTAATAATGTGGGCAAATTTTCCTTGGCCTGAAAATCTAAATTTAGCTTATGAGTTTGAAAGTCAATTATCAAAACCAGTATATATAGATAATGATGTTAATGTTATTACACTTGGAGAATTATGGGTTGGTGTTGCAAAAGGATATAAAAATGTATTAGGTATGGCAATAGGAACTGGAATTGGTGGAGGAATAGTAGTAAATGGAGAAATAATTTCAGGAAAAAACGGTGCGACTGGAGAAATTGGACATATTCCTTTAGAAAAAAAAGGTAGACTATGTGGTTGTGGTAAAAGAGGATGTTTTGAAGCCTATGCCTCAGCAACTGGTATAGAAAGAATAGCCAAAGATAGATTACAAGTTGATAAGAATAACATGCTATATAATCTAACAAAAGATAGAACTTTAGAAGCAAAAGATGTTTTTGACTGTGCAAAACAAGGGGATAAATTATCAATTGACATAGTTGAAGAAACAGCAGAATATATAGCTATGGGTATAGGCTCAGCTCTTTCTATACTTGATTCTGATGTAGTAGTTATAGGTGGTGGAGTTGCACTTGCTGGAGAATTTCTAATAGATAAAATAAAGAAATATTTACCTGAGTACTTAATTACATCTATTGAAAAAAATATTGAAATAAAAATTGCAAAACTTGGTAATGATGCAGGGATTTATGGTTCAGCATATCTAGCAATGCAGTCAATAAAATAG